A section of the Streptomyces sp. CG1 genome encodes:
- a CDS encoding polyprenyl synthetase yields the protein MTREVGRRGGLDEQAVLLVAGLADLAVSTLGSAVGAVRGLLRRSDAAELAAQAEHDLAARGRLVLDRYAAVPPARLEVLARHALARKTAADD from the coding sequence ATGACACGAGAAGTGGGACGGCGCGGGGGCTTGGACGAGCAGGCGGTGCTGCTGGTGGCCGGGCTGGCCGATCTGGCGGTGAGCACGCTGGGTTCGGCCGTGGGGGCGGTGCGGGGACTGCTGCGCCGCTCGGACGCTGCTGAGCTGGCGGCGCAGGCCGAGCACGACCTCGCGGCGCGTGGGCGTCTGGTGCTGGACCGGTACGCGGCCGTCCCGCCGGCCCGCCTGGAGGTTCTGGCCCGGCACGCCCTGGCCCGGAAGACCGCTGCTGATGACTGA
- a CDS encoding putative quinol monooxygenase: MSQMALCVRFTLRDGAGEAFDELVREAVEGVLEHEPGTLVYACSEVEGAPNQRLFFELYADRAAFEEHGRQPHVRHFLSQSEQYAEKTEIDHLRPYAGKYPAAAG; encoded by the coding sequence ATGAGCCAGATGGCGCTTTGTGTCCGCTTCACGCTGCGTGACGGTGCTGGTGAAGCGTTCGACGAACTGGTCCGGGAGGCCGTCGAGGGGGTCCTCGAACACGAGCCGGGCACCTTGGTGTACGCCTGCAGTGAGGTCGAGGGAGCACCGAACCAGCGCCTCTTCTTCGAGCTGTACGCCGACCGAGCCGCCTTCGAGGAACACGGACGTCAGCCCCACGTCCGTCACTTCCTCAGCCAGAGCGAGCAGTACGCGGAGAAGACGGAGATCGACCACCTGCGACCGTACGCCGGGAAGTACCCTGCCGCGGCCGGATAG
- a CDS encoding isochorismatase family cysteine hydrolase, with product MAETYDPRHTAVLLVDPYNDFLSEGGKVWPRLEPVARSVDLLDHLRSVVAAARENGVRVVFVPHRRWEPGDYESWDHPTPSQRKIQEFHHFTRGSWGGEFHPDFQPQPGEVVVQEHWGSSGFANTDLDMQLKQHGITHVVVVGVLANTCIEATARYAMELGYHVTLVTDATAALSPEMMHAAHRLNGPTYAQAIVTTDQLTAALGPR from the coding sequence ATGGCCGAAACCTACGATCCTCGCCACACGGCCGTCCTGCTGGTCGACCCCTACAACGACTTCCTCTCGGAGGGCGGCAAGGTCTGGCCCCGCCTGGAGCCCGTGGCCCGCAGCGTCGATCTTCTGGACCATCTCCGGTCTGTGGTCGCCGCCGCCCGCGAAAACGGTGTGCGCGTGGTCTTCGTACCGCACCGCCGCTGGGAACCGGGCGACTACGAGTCGTGGGACCATCCGACCCCCTCGCAGCGGAAGATCCAGGAGTTCCACCACTTCACCCGGGGCTCCTGGGGCGGGGAGTTCCACCCTGACTTCCAGCCGCAGCCGGGCGAGGTCGTCGTACAGGAACACTGGGGATCGAGCGGGTTCGCCAACACGGACCTGGACATGCAGCTCAAACAGCACGGCATCACTCACGTCGTTGTCGTCGGCGTCCTGGCCAACACCTGCATCGAGGCCACCGCCCGCTACGCCATGGAGCTCGGCTACCACGTCACGCTGGTCACCGACGCCACCGCGGCCCTCAGCCCCGAGATGATGCACGCCGCTCACCGACTCAACGGCCCCACCTACGCCCAGGCCATCGTCACGACAGACCAACTCACCGCCGCACTCGGCCCACGGTGA
- a CDS encoding ISAzo13 family transposase yields MRISDEVRSQLARRFEVLLPHLNERQQRLALATEAQLLGHGGVRLVARTAGVSETTVRKGVFELKAGYEPLPEGRVRRPGGGRMRAELVDPGLIPALMALVEPDERGDPMSPLRWTTKSLRHLAAELGRQGHRVTAPTVGRLLKAQGFSLQGTAKTLEGDQHPDRDAQFRYINEQVKEHQAAGEPVISVDAKKKEQLGLLPMGGQERRPAGQPVEVEDHSFFAGPHVETVVPYGIYDMTANTGWVNVGVDHDTAAFAVASIRRWWQARGRHDYPAASRLLITADAGGSNSYRYRLWKAELAAFAAEAGLTVTVCHFPPGTSKWNKIEHRLFSHITMNWRGRPLTSHEVVLNTITATTTRTGLRVEAALDRGSYPTGVAVSRDQRRALPITAHAQHGRWNYSIGPNGTTAVVPRADERAAARAQTLQMLADPRLTGMSTSELNTLQDQLAPVQAARAEQRRYVLRGGRRVATTGRSRPLLSDAEEVLLTVVYLRQVCPQRVLCELLGINPVTIGQAIKATRQLLDEHKITIAPTVMRYFTRAQDLRDWIDGTGTAQPAVTTPTRHALTDPTLTGMSREALHTLLEELIVPYAAAIEQRRHRQRGGNRRPGTRGGVFRQKITDGDRILATILYRRRVCTLETLAELFGICRSTLWNAVNDVLPILDDRRVTITPAEHRHPTATDLLVSVDAPRMDGDSNMP; encoded by the coding sequence ATGCGCATATCCGACGAGGTCCGCAGCCAGTTGGCACGGCGGTTCGAGGTCCTGCTCCCGCATCTGAACGAGCGGCAGCAGCGGCTGGCACTGGCGACCGAAGCCCAGCTGCTCGGGCACGGAGGTGTACGCCTGGTCGCGCGGACGGCCGGGGTCAGCGAGACGACCGTCCGCAAGGGTGTCTTCGAACTCAAAGCCGGATACGAGCCGCTGCCCGAAGGGCGTGTCCGGCGGCCCGGCGGTGGCCGGATGCGAGCCGAGCTTGTTGATCCGGGCCTGATTCCGGCGTTGATGGCGCTGGTCGAGCCGGATGAGCGCGGTGATCCGATGTCGCCACTGCGCTGGACGACGAAGTCGCTGCGGCACCTGGCTGCCGAGCTCGGCCGGCAGGGACATCGCGTGACCGCGCCCACGGTGGGCCGGCTGCTGAAGGCACAGGGGTTCAGTCTGCAGGGCACGGCCAAGACCCTGGAAGGTGATCAACACCCCGACCGGGACGCCCAGTTCCGCTATATCAACGAGCAGGTCAAAGAACATCAGGCCGCGGGCGAGCCGGTGATCAGCGTGGACGCGAAGAAGAAGGAGCAACTCGGACTGCTCCCGATGGGCGGGCAGGAGCGGCGACCGGCCGGTCAGCCCGTCGAGGTCGAGGACCACAGCTTTTTCGCCGGCCCGCACGTGGAGACGGTGGTCCCGTATGGGATCTACGACATGACCGCGAACACCGGCTGGGTGAACGTCGGAGTCGATCACGACACGGCAGCGTTCGCGGTCGCCTCGATCCGCCGCTGGTGGCAGGCGCGCGGCCGGCACGACTACCCCGCGGCGTCCCGGCTGCTGATCACCGCGGACGCCGGCGGGTCCAACAGCTACCGCTACCGCCTCTGGAAGGCCGAGCTGGCCGCGTTCGCCGCCGAGGCCGGCCTGACAGTCACGGTCTGTCACTTCCCGCCGGGTACTTCAAAATGGAATAAAATTGAGCACCGGCTCTTCTCGCACATCACCATGAACTGGCGCGGCAGGCCGCTGACCAGCCACGAGGTCGTCCTCAACACCATCACCGCGACAACAACCAGGACCGGCCTGCGGGTTGAGGCTGCCCTCGACCGCGGGTCCTACCCGACCGGCGTCGCGGTGAGCCGCGATCAACGACGCGCCCTGCCGATCACCGCGCATGCTCAACACGGCCGGTGGAACTACAGCATCGGCCCGAACGGCACCACAGCAGTCGTGCCGCGTGCCGACGAGCGTGCCGCAGCCCGCGCCCAGACCCTGCAGATGCTCGCTGACCCCCGCCTGACCGGCATGAGCACCAGCGAACTCAACACCCTGCAAGACCAGTTGGCACCAGTTCAAGCAGCCCGGGCCGAACAGCGCCGTTACGTGCTGCGCGGCGGTCGGCGTGTCGCCACGACCGGCCGCAGCCGACCCCTGCTGTCGGACGCGGAGGAAGTCCTCCTCACCGTCGTCTACCTGCGGCAGGTCTGCCCACAGAGAGTCCTGTGCGAGCTGCTCGGGATCAACCCGGTCACCATCGGTCAGGCCATCAAGGCCACCCGGCAACTCCTCGACGAACACAAGATCACTATCGCGCCCACCGTCATGCGCTACTTCACCCGCGCCCAGGACCTCCGCGACTGGATCGACGGCACCGGCACGGCCCAACCCGCAGTGACGACACCGACCCGCCACGCACTCACCGACCCCACGCTGACCGGCATGAGCCGCGAGGCACTGCACACCCTGCTCGAAGAGCTGATCGTGCCCTACGCGGCCGCGATCGAGCAGCGCCGTCACCGCCAGCGCGGCGGCAACCGACGCCCCGGCACCCGAGGCGGCGTCTTCCGCCAGAAGATCACCGACGGCGACCGGATCCTCGCCACCATCCTCTATCGCCGCCGTGTCTGCACCCTGGAAACCCTCGCCGAGTTGTTCGGCATCTGCCGCAGCACGTTGTGGAACGCGGTCAACGACGTCCTGCCGATCCTCGATGACCGCCGGGTCACCATCACCCCGGCTGAGCACCGGCATCCCACGGCAACGGACCTGCTCGTCTCCGTCGACGCGCCTCGCATGGATGGAGACAGCAACATGCCCTGA
- a CDS encoding oxygenase MpaB family protein produces MTCTEASMDALRQAGDELADATVAALFERGQVGTFNTLMRYVSTAGAPLPEGLPDVAREYLEATRTPPSWVDWTEMEKARLFFIDNNVHISTALSFASMPACYVVPHVAKLLSATHGLKYPSKRMAETGQFTVYLMQPDAFEAGSRFIPAAQKVRLLHASVRHHLKRENRWDTGALGMPICQEDMIGGQMFFSLLVLDSLHRLGIHMSQEGAEAYYYAWRVVGAMLGIDQDAAPKTLDEGRQFLDLYMIRHMGPSEEGAHLTRQLIDLYEEIVPGTFFDPIVSALIRYLIGDTCADWLNVPHTPWDTVVKAVPHLLGVLEAIEDRSPLGAWALDRLGHLTTVFELSSLTRGRVMHYAIPEQLKKDYGISSAMPRTRRWTPPAATVS; encoded by the coding sequence ATGACATGCACCGAGGCATCGATGGACGCCCTGCGGCAGGCCGGTGACGAACTCGCCGACGCCACCGTCGCCGCACTGTTCGAACGCGGCCAGGTGGGCACGTTCAACACCCTGATGCGCTACGTCTCGACCGCCGGTGCTCCCCTTCCAGAGGGTCTGCCGGACGTGGCGCGCGAGTACCTTGAGGCCACCCGTACCCCGCCGTCCTGGGTGGACTGGACGGAAATGGAGAAGGCCCGGCTGTTCTTCATCGACAACAACGTGCACATCTCCACCGCGCTGTCCTTCGCCTCCATGCCCGCCTGCTACGTCGTACCGCACGTGGCGAAGCTGCTGTCGGCCACCCACGGGCTCAAGTACCCCTCCAAACGTATGGCGGAGACGGGCCAGTTCACCGTCTACCTGATGCAGCCCGATGCCTTTGAAGCCGGCAGCCGCTTCATCCCCGCCGCTCAGAAGGTCCGCCTCCTGCACGCCTCCGTCCGACACCACCTCAAGCGCGAGAACCGCTGGGACACCGGCGCGCTGGGAATGCCGATCTGTCAGGAGGACATGATCGGCGGGCAGATGTTCTTCTCCCTGCTCGTGCTGGACAGCCTGCACCGCCTCGGCATCCACATGTCGCAGGAAGGAGCGGAAGCCTACTACTACGCGTGGCGGGTGGTCGGTGCGATGCTCGGCATCGACCAGGACGCGGCGCCCAAGACGCTCGACGAGGGCCGCCAGTTCCTGGACCTGTACATGATCCGGCACATGGGGCCTTCCGAAGAGGGCGCGCATCTGACCCGGCAGCTCATCGACCTCTACGAGGAGATCGTGCCCGGCACCTTCTTCGACCCGATCGTCTCCGCTCTCATCCGCTACCTCATCGGCGACACCTGCGCCGACTGGCTCAACGTGCCGCACACCCCGTGGGACACCGTCGTCAAGGCCGTGCCCCATCTCCTCGGCGTCCTGGAGGCCATCGAGGACCGCTCCCCCCTCGGAGCCTGGGCCCTGGACCGTCTCGGCCACCTCACGACCGTCTTCGAGCTGTCCTCTCTCACCCGCGGACGCGTCATGCACTACGCCATCCCCGAACAACTCAAGAAGGACTACGGCATCTCCAGCGCGATGCCCCGTACCCGCCGATGGACCCCACCGGCCGCCACAGTCTCTTGA
- a CDS encoding alpha/beta fold hydrolase: MFEDPLDGLPDQFVERFTSTVTQREADTKRHLAHPCLLLPLPVSSHSGRHARRRRSGPICESMATLMDALGYQRFAVIGHDTGMPIAYALAADHPEPVARLAVAEAFLPAVTSLPPLVGTEQANNRLWHIPVNRLTNVNEKLVRGREDIYFGWQFATKAVQKLPGHVVDYYVRMLASQPDALRGSFGRYRALDTTSAQDQQRRARPLTLPVLAIGGAGGLGESVAGTMRLGARDVRGVVIPGSGHWVAEEAPQEVLAALTTFLAPYREQEGSRRPPATAMPGK; the protein is encoded by the coding sequence GTGTTCGAGGACCCCCTCGACGGCCTCCCGGACCAGTTCGTCGAACGCTTCACCAGCACCGTCACGCAGCGTGAAGCGGACACAAAGCGCCATCTGGCTCATCCCTGCCTCCTTCTGCCACTCCCAGTTTCCTCACACAGCGGGCGGCACGCGCGTCGACGGCGCTCTGGTCCGATTTGCGAGAGCATGGCCACTCTGATGGACGCACTCGGCTACCAGCGGTTCGCCGTGATCGGCCACGACACCGGAATGCCGATCGCCTACGCGCTGGCCGCGGACCACCCGGAGCCTGTGGCCCGCCTGGCCGTAGCCGAGGCATTCCTCCCGGCCGTCACCTCGTTGCCGCCCCTGGTCGGCACCGAGCAGGCCAACAACAGGCTGTGGCACATCCCCGTCAACCGGCTCACCAACGTGAACGAAAAACTCGTCCGGGGACGCGAAGACATCTACTTCGGCTGGCAGTTCGCCACCAAGGCCGTACAGAAGCTCCCCGGCCACGTTGTCGATTACTACGTCCGCATGCTCGCCTCCCAGCCCGACGCTCTGCGGGGCAGTTTCGGTCGGTACCGGGCCCTCGACACCACCAGCGCCCAGGACCAGCAACGTAGGGCACGACCGCTGACGCTCCCTGTCCTCGCGATCGGCGGAGCCGGAGGCCTCGGTGAGAGCGTCGCCGGCACCATGAGACTGGGCGCCCGCGACGTGCGTGGCGTAGTCATTCCGGGCAGCGGCCACTGGGTGGCGGAGGAAGCCCCCCAGGAAGTGCTGGCGGCGCTGACCACCTTCTTGGCCCCGTACCGCGAACAAGAAGGGAGTAGGCGACCCCCGGCCACTGCGATGCCCGGCAAATAG
- a CDS encoding N-acetyltransferase family protein, giving the protein MIVIMGIHIASAGVADFHQVLTDHPRYWGERDLRSLHLLALVQEFDSTCFVARADDGIRGYIFGFVTPDGTGYVHLIATRDDARGIGLGRRLYTAFAVAAERHGARQLKAITSIENTGSIAFHRSLGFDTKIVDDYNGPGRAMAVFHRDLPLNISRP; this is encoded by the coding sequence ATGATCGTCATCATGGGGATACACATCGCATCGGCCGGGGTAGCCGACTTCCACCAGGTCCTGACTGATCACCCCCGTTACTGGGGCGAACGTGACCTTCGGTCGCTGCACCTTCTGGCGCTGGTGCAGGAGTTCGATTCCACCTGCTTCGTTGCCCGCGCCGACGACGGAATCCGTGGGTACATCTTCGGGTTCGTCACCCCAGACGGCACCGGGTACGTGCATCTGATCGCCACACGGGACGATGCCCGCGGCATCGGTCTCGGGCGTCGTCTGTATACGGCGTTCGCTGTAGCAGCGGAACGTCATGGTGCACGGCAGTTGAAGGCGATCACGTCAATCGAGAACACCGGCTCAATCGCCTTCCATCGCAGCCTCGGCTTCGACACAAAGATCGTCGACGACTACAACGGCCCCGGTCGAGCTATGGCTGTCTTCCATCGAGATCTGCCGCTCAACATCTCGCGGCCCTGA
- a CDS encoding proline hydroxylase, with the protein MPHTTALDPLFTALDTAAFTDRHLANLAAGTRAAVRAPDFLDQPTCRAAMAALDRLPRADYDLSRVPTPIIRFGPALNDYRGQDGQLDAEPYWHDAEAARAAWHRAGIRPDPIAVSLAHLAGAWGAAVAPATIGGRAVFGGTLREINAGALVHYDDINREFPGLFDQEIVAQLAFNVWVSVPAAGGATTLWRHRWDPADELHRQAYGYRPQTVTGHQQVSLTPGPGDALLFNPANFHAVEPCPHGRRIAFAFFLGLTTTGQLITWS; encoded by the coding sequence ATGCCGCACACCACAGCGCTCGACCCGCTCTTCACCGCGCTGGACACCGCCGCCTTCACCGACCGGCACCTGGCCAACCTCGCAGCGGGCACCCGCGCGGCCGTCCGTGCCCCCGACTTCCTTGACCAGCCCACCTGCCGAGCCGCGATGGCAGCCCTGGACCGGCTGCCCAGGGCCGACTACGACTTATCCCGCGTGCCGACCCCGATCATCCGGTTCGGCCCCGCTCTCAACGACTACCGCGGCCAGGACGGCCAGCTCGACGCCGAGCCGTACTGGCACGACGCCGAGGCCGCCCGCGCGGCCTGGCACCGCGCCGGGATACGACCCGACCCGATCGCCGTATCACTGGCACACCTCGCAGGCGCCTGGGGCGCGGCCGTGGCCCCGGCGACCATCGGCGGGCGGGCGGTGTTCGGCGGCACCCTGCGCGAGATCAACGCCGGGGCTCTGGTCCACTACGACGACATCAACCGCGAGTTCCCCGGCCTGTTCGACCAGGAGATCGTCGCCCAGCTGGCATTCAACGTCTGGGTGTCCGTCCCGGCCGCAGGCGGGGCGACCACGCTCTGGCGCCACCGCTGGGACCCGGCCGACGAACTGCACCGCCAGGCATACGGCTACCGGCCTCAGACCGTGACCGGCCACCAGCAGGTGAGCCTGACGCCCGGCCCCGGCGACGCGCTGCTGTTCAACCCCGCCAACTTCCATGCCGTCGAACCCTGCCCCCACGGGCGGCGGATCGCCTTCGCCTTCTTCCTCGGCCTCACCACCACGGGCCAGCTCATCACCTGGTCATGA
- a CDS encoding TetR/AcrR family transcriptional regulator C-terminal domain-containing protein, which produces MPRQSASLDRATPERIAETALLIVDQQGPEALSFRSLATALDIALASLQRRCTDLAGLLDLITDHLAGHLPEIAPGADWATATERRFTALYELLTAHPGLVTLRGARPWLGPQLLKRLVEPQLADSLAAGMTPQDAISTYRRMYLLTLGSASFVDHRDPKAAQAATRQALAALDPEDFPVLTRHLGVIVSAVVDHEVYYGALRQLIQTAAPSPDVRHG; this is translated from the coding sequence ATGCCTAGGCAATCCGCTTCCCTGGACCGCGCGACTCCCGAACGCATCGCAGAAACAGCCTTGCTGATCGTGGATCAGCAAGGCCCTGAGGCACTCAGCTTCCGCAGCCTGGCCACGGCGCTGGACATCGCACTCGCCTCGCTCCAGCGCCGCTGCACAGACCTGGCCGGACTGCTGGACCTGATAACCGACCACCTCGCCGGGCACCTGCCCGAGATCGCGCCCGGCGCGGACTGGGCCACAGCCACCGAGAGGCGATTCACCGCGCTGTACGAGCTGCTGACGGCCCACCCTGGCCTCGTGACCCTGCGCGGTGCCCGACCGTGGCTCGGGCCGCAGCTCCTGAAGCGCCTGGTGGAGCCACAACTCGCCGACTCCCTTGCAGCCGGCATGACGCCGCAGGACGCCATCAGCACCTACCGGCGGATGTACCTACTCACCCTGGGCAGCGCGAGCTTCGTCGACCACCGTGACCCGAAGGCGGCCCAGGCCGCCACCCGGCAGGCGCTGGCAGCCCTCGACCCCGAGGACTTCCCGGTACTGACCCGCCATCTCGGGGTGATCGTGTCTGCCGTAGTCGACCACGAGGTCTACTACGGCGCGCTCCGCCAACTCATCCAAACCGCAGCCCCGTCGCCCGACGTAAGGCATGGGTGA
- a CDS encoding threonine/serine dehydratase, translated as MHHLTYGDIKAATDRIAGRIRPVTLAPVDPGAIRTGHRDPLDDRPEEPCQVWLAMEFMQHTGSFKARGAQNFIQAHREAGTLPDAGVTIASGGNAGLACAWAAQQTKVRATVFLPASAPAVKVAKLRGYGAHVRLIGSEYAEALAACEEFTHTTGALASHAYDHPLIAAGAGTLLEEIRHHIPDLDTVVVAVGGGGLFTGVATAAQHHGIRTVAVEPENCRALNAALQSGAVIDVTVDSIAADSLGARRTSEMALHAARQDRVHSVLVPDAEITRARQALWDHRKVAVEHGAATALAALTAPPDHVPDRDLPSRPAVPSRSYRPGNGERVCVVLCGANTDPSDLAHRPGD; from the coding sequence GTGCACCACCTGACGTACGGCGACATCAAGGCCGCCACCGACCGGATCGCCGGACGCATCCGCCCCGTCACCCTCGCCCCCGTCGACCCGGGCGCCATCCGCACCGGCCACCGCGACCCCCTGGACGACCGGCCCGAGGAACCGTGCCAGGTCTGGCTGGCCATGGAGTTCATGCAGCACACCGGCAGTTTCAAAGCCCGCGGCGCACAGAACTTCATCCAGGCCCACCGCGAGGCGGGCACCCTCCCCGATGCCGGAGTCACCATCGCCTCCGGCGGCAACGCCGGACTGGCCTGCGCCTGGGCCGCACAGCAGACGAAAGTCCGAGCCACCGTCTTCCTACCGGCCAGCGCCCCGGCAGTGAAGGTGGCCAAGCTTCGCGGCTACGGCGCCCATGTCCGCCTGATCGGCTCCGAGTACGCCGAAGCCCTGGCGGCCTGCGAGGAGTTCACGCACACGACCGGCGCCCTGGCCAGCCACGCCTACGACCACCCGCTCATCGCCGCCGGGGCCGGCACCCTGCTGGAGGAAATCCGTCACCACATCCCCGACCTGGACACCGTGGTGGTCGCGGTCGGTGGCGGTGGTCTGTTCACCGGGGTGGCCACCGCCGCCCAACATCATGGGATCCGCACCGTTGCGGTCGAACCGGAGAACTGCCGCGCCCTCAACGCCGCCCTCCAATCCGGCGCCGTCATCGACGTCACCGTGGACTCCATCGCCGCCGACTCCCTCGGCGCACGCCGCACCTCCGAGATGGCCCTGCACGCCGCCCGGCAGGACCGCGTGCACTCCGTGCTCGTGCCGGACGCCGAGATCACCCGTGCCCGACAGGCACTGTGGGACCACCGCAAGGTGGCGGTCGAGCACGGCGCAGCAACCGCCCTGGCCGCCCTCACCGCCCCACCGGACCACGTGCCTGACCGGGACCTGCCCTCCCGGCCCGCCGTACCAAGCCGCAGCTACCGTCCCGGCAACGGCGAACGGGTCTGCGTGGTGCTGTGCGGAGCCAACACCGACCCCAGCGATCTGGCCCACCGGCCTGGCGACTGA
- a CDS encoding VOC family protein — MNVNDIDMKVEVLVIPVSDIERAKNFYGRLGWRLDRTPPSVVQFTPHGSSCSVQFGTDLTEAAPGSGKGYLIVSDIEAARTALVTAGIEVGAVFHLGPDGPVEGLAPERRSYFSRATFRDPDGNTWLLQEVTNRLPGRVDPGPTSFTSPTDLASALRRAAAAHGEHEKVIGQEDPDWPDWYAQYMVNEQTGTEPPK, encoded by the coding sequence ATGAACGTGAACGACATCGACATGAAGGTTGAAGTGCTTGTCATCCCTGTGTCGGACATCGAACGGGCGAAGAACTTCTACGGCCGCCTCGGTTGGAGGCTGGACCGGACACCGCCCTCCGTCGTCCAGTTCACCCCGCACGGCTCCTCGTGCTCGGTCCAGTTCGGCACCGACCTGACGGAGGCCGCCCCCGGTTCCGGCAAGGGATACCTGATCGTCTCGGACATAGAAGCCGCCCGCACCGCGCTGGTGACAGCCGGGATCGAGGTCGGTGCCGTCTTCCACCTCGGACCGGACGGTCCGGTCGAGGGCCTCGCCCCGGAGAGGCGTAGCTACTTCTCGCGTGCCACCTTCCGTGATCCCGACGGAAACACCTGGCTGCTGCAGGAGGTCACGAACCGGCTCCCCGGCCGCGTCGATCCCGGACCGACGTCCTTCACTTCCCCGACCGATCTGGCGAGTGCGCTGCGGCGCGCAGCCGCCGCCCATGGCGAACACGAGAAAGTCATCGGCCAGGAGGATCCGGACTGGCCCGACTGGTACGCCCAGTACATGGTCAACGAGCAGACCGGGACCGAACCCCCCAAGTAG
- a CDS encoding polyprenyl synthetase family protein — MTDRWELAPFKIRVDEVVRRFVAQEADRFAAIDPLLGPVAEQLEAAVADGKRLRAAFCYWGWRAAGQPDSGALVRAAASMELVHAAAVVHDDLIDDSPLRHGRPTAHVALRGAVRRRPRGVAAARSLAMLVGDLLMALAGQLFATSGLPAAYLARARPLWSVMARELVAGECLEILRTGAGPDTTASLKVVRYKTAKYTVEQPLLIGGALAGAGARLREGYSAYGLPLGEAFQLRDDLLGLFGDPERTGKANADDVRGHRPTALLAETWRLAGDDDREWLHALLGRRRLDADALNAVREVMRRLKAPDRIEAMISARVEEALGALHELDAPTHADAALTALAQSAADRLC, encoded by the coding sequence ATGACTGACCGGTGGGAGCTGGCCCCGTTCAAGATCCGTGTCGACGAGGTGGTGCGCCGGTTCGTCGCCCAGGAGGCCGACCGGTTCGCCGCGATCGATCCGCTTCTGGGCCCGGTGGCCGAGCAGCTGGAGGCCGCGGTCGCGGACGGCAAACGGCTGCGGGCGGCGTTTTGCTACTGGGGCTGGCGCGCGGCCGGGCAGCCGGACAGCGGTGCGCTGGTGCGGGCGGCGGCGTCCATGGAGCTGGTGCACGCCGCCGCGGTCGTGCACGACGACCTCATCGACGACAGCCCGCTGCGGCACGGGCGGCCCACGGCCCATGTCGCTCTACGCGGCGCCGTACGGCGTCGTCCGCGAGGTGTGGCAGCCGCGAGGTCGCTGGCGATGCTGGTGGGTGACCTGCTGATGGCACTGGCCGGGCAGTTGTTCGCCACCAGCGGTCTGCCCGCCGCTTACCTCGCCCGCGCCCGCCCTCTGTGGTCGGTGATGGCCCGCGAACTGGTCGCGGGCGAGTGCCTGGAGATTCTGCGTACCGGAGCCGGCCCGGACACAACCGCGTCGCTGAAGGTGGTCCGCTACAAGACCGCCAAATACACCGTCGAGCAGCCCCTGCTGATCGGCGGTGCTCTGGCCGGCGCCGGGGCGCGGCTGCGTGAGGGCTACTCCGCGTACGGGCTGCCGCTGGGCGAGGCGTTCCAGCTGCGGGATGACCTGCTCGGCCTGTTCGGAGACCCGGAGCGCACCGGCAAGGCCAACGCCGACGACGTACGCGGCCACCGGCCCACCGCGCTGCTGGCAGAGACCTGGCGCCTCGCCGGCGACGACGACCGCGAGTGGCTGCACGCCCTGCTGGGCCGTCGACGCCTGGACGCGGATGCTCTGAACGCGGTCCGCGAGGTGATGCGCCGGCTGAAGGCACCCGACCGCATCGAAGCCATGATCAGCGCACGAGTCGAGGAGGCGCTCGGCGCCCTTCACGAGCTGGATGCCCCCACGCACGCCGACGCTGCCCTGACCGCGCTGGCGCAGTCGGCGGCGGACCGCCTCTGTTGA